The nucleotide sequence GAGCGTGGATCGCCGTTGGCCGATGCGCTGAGGGCCAAGGGAGCGACCGTGTACGAAGTGCCGCTCACCCGCATCGAAACTCTGGAGCTCGCGCCGTTGCACGATGCCGTGCGGCGATTGGCCGAATTCGACTGGGTATTGCTTACCAGTGTGAACGCCGTCGAACACCTAGCGCGGGTGGTGACCGAGCGGGGAGCCGAGGCGGCCATGGCCACGCGGCGCTTGGCCGTTGTGGGCACCGCCACGGCGGTCGCGACGGAGAAGTGCGGCTGGCGAACTCCCACCGTGCAGCCCGACAACGCGCAGGCGGTCGGGATGTTGGATGCCATGGCGTCGCGATCGGACATCGAGGGCGCCCGCATGCTGTACCCGTGCGCGGCCACCGCCCGCGATGTGCTCCCCGACGGTCTGCGGGCGCTGGGCGCCGTGGTGGAGAGCGTGCCGGCCTATCGCAGCGCCCCCGATCCCGAGGGGCAGGCCCGGGTACGCGAGCTCGTGAAATCGGGGGAGATCGATCTAGTCACGGTGGCGGCGCCAAGCGCCGTTGATGCGTTACTCGATGCCCTTCCGGCCGAGCATGCTGGCCGACTGCCGGTGGCCTGTATCGGCCCCGTGACCGCGCGCGCCGCGAAGGTGGCCGGCTTTCCCGTGAAGGTCGAATCGGGGGCTGCCACGATGGAGGGGTGGGTGATCAGCATCGTGAAGGCCTGCGGGGCTAACTGAACCAGCGGTTGCCCCAATAAGTTGTAGGATGACTGATCTTGTCGTCCGCATCGGAACCCGTTCCTCTGAGTTGGCGCTGCGTCAGGCGCGCCAAGTTGCTGCTGCGCTGGCCGTGCGTGGCGTGGCGAGTGAACTGGTGGAGTACACCACCATCGGCGATCGCATTCTCGATCGCCCGCTCAACGCGATCGGTGAGAAGGGGCTGTTTACCGCCGAACTCGAAGCGGACCTCATCGCCGGTCGCACCGATTGCGCGGTACACTCGCTGAAGGATCTGCCCACGGCCGATCCCGAAGGGCTGACCATCGTGGCGTTGCTCGAGCGGGAAGATCCGCGTGACGCGCTGGTCGTCGGTCCGAACACGACGGCGCGCACGCTGCTGGATCTGCCGAAAGGTGCCAAGGTGGGTACGTCGTCGCTGCGTCGTCGCGCCCAACTGCGCGCGCTGCGTCCCGACTTCGACGTGCGCGAACTGCGTGGCAACGTGGGCACGCGGTTGCGGAAGATCGACGCCGGTGAAGTCGACGCCGCGCTGCTCGCGGCCGCCGGATTGCGCCGCCTCGGACTCGGCGATCGCATTGTCGCGTTCATGGATCCACCCGACTGGATCTCGGCGCCAGGGCAGGGGGCCATCGCCGTGCAGGCGCGCGCGAACGACGAGCGCATGACGGCGATTCTCGCCGTGCTCGATCACGCGCACACGCGTGCGGCGGTGACGGCGGAACGCGCGCTGCTGGCCGCGCTCGAGGGCGGTTGTCAGGTGCCGATCGGCGCGTGCACCACGTACGAAGCGAAATACGGCCCGATGCTGCACGGCATCATCGCGTCGATCGACGGCGTGTCCGTAGTGCGCGGCGGATTGCCGATCAACGCCGAGGATCCGGCGTCGAGCGGGCGCGAACTCGCCCGGCAGCTGCACGCCGCGGGTGGTGCCGGCATTCTGGAAGAGCTGCGCGAAGAGCTGGCCGAAGCGGCCGCGGCCAAGGCGGCCGAGAAGGTTGCCGCGCAGGGAGCCAGCTGATGCCGATGCGCATGCGTCGTTTGCGGCGTACCGAGGCGCTCCGTCGCATGGTGCGCGAAACGCGCCTCGATCCCGCGCAGTTTATCTGGCCGCTGTTCGTGCGGTCGGGCACCGGCGTTCGTGCGCCGATCGGGTCGATGCCGGGTGTGTCGCAGACGTCGGTTGATGAGATGCTGCGAGACGCCGAGAAAGCGGTCGCGGCGCAGATCGGCGGCATTCTGTTATTCGGTATCCCTGACTCGAAGGACGCGACTGGCTCGTCGGCGTGGGACCCGCAGGGTCCGGTGCCGGCCGCTGTACGCGCCGTGAAGCGCGAGTTCCCGAATCTCGTGGTCGTGACCGACGTATGCATGTGCGAGTACACCGATCACGGGCACTGCGGATTGCTCACGCCCTCGGGCGAGGTGGACAACGACGCCACGCTCGAACTGTTGTCCCGTGAAGCGTTGGCGCACGCCGAGGCCGGTGCCGATATCGTGGCGCCCAGTGACATGATGGACCTGCGCATCGGTCATATGCGCCGAGCCCTCGACATGGGTGGCTTCACGCAGACGCCAATCATGAGCTACGCCGCCAAGTACGCGTCGGCGTTCTATGGCCCGTTTCGCGAGGCGGCGGAATCGACGCCGGCATTCGGCGATCGTCGCAGCTATCAGATGGATCCGGCCAACGGCCGCGAAGCGCTGCGCGAAGTGAAGCTCGACGTGGAGGAGGGGGCCGACATTCTGATGGTGAAGCCGGCCGGCGCGTATCTCGACATCATTGCGGCCGTGAAGCGTGAGACACAGATGCCGCTCGCGGCCTATCAGGTGAGTGGCGAGTACTCGATGATC is from Gemmatimonas sp. and encodes:
- a CDS encoding uroporphyrinogen-III synthase, whose amino-acid sequence is MIKVARAPEPRPLEGVRIAVTRAGERGSPLADALRAKGATVYEVPLTRIETLELAPLHDAVRRLAEFDWVLLTSVNAVEHLARVVTERGAEAAMATRRLAVVGTATAVATEKCGWRTPTVQPDNAQAVGMLDAMASRSDIEGARMLYPCAATARDVLPDGLRALGAVVESVPAYRSAPDPEGQARVRELVKSGEIDLVTVAAPSAVDALLDALPAEHAGRLPVACIGPVTARAAKVAGFPVKVESGAATMEGWVISIVKACGAN
- the hemC gene encoding hydroxymethylbilane synthase codes for the protein MTDLVVRIGTRSSELALRQARQVAAALAVRGVASELVEYTTIGDRILDRPLNAIGEKGLFTAELEADLIAGRTDCAVHSLKDLPTADPEGLTIVALLEREDPRDALVVGPNTTARTLLDLPKGAKVGTSSLRRRAQLRALRPDFDVRELRGNVGTRLRKIDAGEVDAALLAAAGLRRLGLGDRIVAFMDPPDWISAPGQGAIAVQARANDERMTAILAVLDHAHTRAAVTAERALLAALEGGCQVPIGACTTYEAKYGPMLHGIIASIDGVSVVRGGLPINAEDPASSGRELARQLHAAGGAGILEELREELAEAAAAKAAEKVAAQGAS
- the hemB gene encoding porphobilinogen synthase, translating into MPMRMRRLRRTEALRRMVRETRLDPAQFIWPLFVRSGTGVRAPIGSMPGVSQTSVDEMLRDAEKAVAAQIGGILLFGIPDSKDATGSSAWDPQGPVPAAVRAVKREFPNLVVVTDVCMCEYTDHGHCGLLTPSGEVDNDATLELLSREALAHAEAGADIVAPSDMMDLRIGHMRRALDMGGFTQTPIMSYAAKYASAFYGPFREAAESTPAFGDRRSYQMDPANGREALREVKLDVEEGADILMVKPAGAYLDIIAAVKRETQMPLAAYQVSGEYSMIKAAAERGWIDGDRAMMESLVAIARAGADMTITYFALEAAAALRNR